From the Oryzias latipes chromosome 22, ASM223467v1 genome, one window contains:
- the LOC101160122 gene encoding glutaminyl-peptide cyclotransferase: MILGTDRAHSVVWAAASGPPSCFPHDLKAPSGGAGMWKGATASIADRSHSLSTMPFFSTLFICVTSILHTYGVPWTEEKLHHTAATLTDDEIRAALSHTDLEQMWQRDLMPLLVTRYPGSAGSQAVQEHIKTTLSSLGAGWEVTEDKFVSHTPYGPLPFTNLIATLNPSARRRLVIACHYDSKYYPPQWHGREFQGATDSAVPCAMMLELARALDEELKAHKTQNPNLTLQLIFFDGEEALFQWTSTDSLYGSRHLASKMEATPHSEEDPDTNQLHGIDLFVLLDLIGAPAPRFGNQFPNTAPWFTRLQDIEKRLHSLNQLEEHPDSVQYFWPDYLVGGVLDDHIPFLNRGVRILHLIPTPFPPVWHTFDDNEQHLDRSTIQNLNKILQVFVLEYLNARPVIQSTPHHEP, from the exons atgattCTCGGCACAGACAGAGCGCACAGTGTGGTTTGGGCAGCAGCCTCGGGTCCTCCCTCCTGCTTTCCACATGATCTGAAAGCTCCCTCAGGAGGGGCAGGAATGTGGAAAGGAGCGACAGCATCGATAGCTGACCGAAGCCACAGTCTCTCCACAATGCCTTTCTTTTCCACTCTTTTTATCTGCGTGACATCCATCCTCCACACCTACGGGGTCCCTTGGACTGAAGAAAAG CTCCACCACACAGCTGCTACTCTGACAGACGATGAGATCCGAGCTGCCTTATCTCACACTGATCTGGAGCAGATGTGGCAGAGGGACCTGATGCCGCTGCTGGTTACCAGGTACCCGGGGTCTGCAGGCAGCCAAGCTGTCCAGGAA CACATAAAAACAACCCTCAGCTCTCTAGGAGCTGGCTGGGAAGTGACAGAGGATAAGTTTGTGTCGCACACACCCTACGGCCCCCTGCCCTTCACCAACCTGATCGCCACACTCAACCCTTCAGCCAGACGCCGGCTGGTTATAGCCTGCCACTATGACTCCAAGTACTACCCGCCTCAGTGGCACGGGAGGGAGTTCCAGGGCGCCACCGACTCTGCTGTTCCCTGCGCTATGATGCTGGAGCTGGCTCGAGCGCTGGATGAAGAACTGAAAGCTCACAAG ACCCAGAACCCCAACTTGACCCTGCAGTTAATCTTCTTTGACGGAGAGGAGGCCCTTTTCCAGTGGACCTCCACAGACTCTCTGTACGGCTCTCGCCACCTGGCCTCAAAGATGGAAGCCACCCCCCATTCTGAAGAGGACCCGGACACCAACCAGCTGCACGGCATA GACCTCTTTGTGCTGTTGGACCTGATTGGGGCTCCTGCTCCTCGGTTTGGAAACCAGTTCCCCAATACAGCACCATGGTTCACCAGACTGCAAGACATTG AGAAACGTCTGCATTCTTTGAACCAGCTTGAGGAGCATCCAGACAGTGTGCAGTATTTCTGGCCTGATTATCTCGTGGGTGGCGTCCTCGATGATCATATACCGTTTCTAAACAGAG GAGTTCGGATCCTCCACCTCATCCCCACCCCCTTCCCACCTGTTTGGCACACATTTGATGACAATGAGCAGCACTTGGACCGCTCCACAATTCAAAACCTGAACAAGatcctgcaggtttttgttcTGGAGTACCTGAATGCTAGGCCTGTCATACAATCAACCCCACATCATGAACCATGA
- the mocs3 gene encoding adenylyltransferase and sulfurtransferase MOCS3, with product MTTFVFCSYILNYYFYYCGYFVTVIFLLVRFSRLTAMDNEMCSLKRQLEEKEKEIAALRSKLAARVEKASELKIQDKVTTLNPLTAKPSLSNEDIMRYSRQLLLPDLGVQGQLKLSQTSVLVVGCGGLGCPLAQYLAAAGIGRLGLLDYDEVELSNLHRQVLHGEENQGQAKALSAARSVIRLNSGVECIPYHLQLSPENALQLVQQYDIVADCSDNVPTRYLVNDACVLSGKPLVSASALRMEGQLTVYNYHGGPCYRCLYPVPPPPETVTNCSDGGVLGVVPGIMGCLQALEVLKIASGQGTACGQQLLLFDAQNARFRSIRLRPKQPSCVVCGEIPSVTRLVDYEAFCGSAATDKCRKLNLLSKDQRITVQDYKSIRDSTGPHILLDVRPLVEVEICSLPSSLNIPLSSLEEKKSKDIQLLQEKISQVKQQMAGDQQAPVYVVCKLGNDSQKAVQLLEKMSGEEVDGITVKDISGGLMAWAKMIDPSFPRY from the exons ATGACAACATTCGTGTTTTGCAGTTACattttaaactattatttttaCTATTGTGGTTATTTTGttactgtaatttttttgcTGGTGCGATTTTCGCGTTTAACAGCGATGGATAACGAAATGTGCAGTTTGAAGAGGCagctggaggagaaagaaaaagagattgCTGCTCTCAGAAGTAAACTAGCAGCACGAGTGGAAAAG GCTTCAGAATTGAAGATACAGGATAAAGTGACCACTTTAAATCCCCTGACAGCCAAGCCTTCACTCAGCAACGAGGACATAATGCGGTACAGCAGGCAGCTTCTTCTGCCTGATTTAGGTGTTCAAG GGCAGCTAAAATTATCCCAAACATCAGTGCTGGTTGTGGGCTGTGGTGGACTGGGGTGCCCCCTGGCACAGTACTTGGCAGCAGCAGGAATAG GGCGCCTGGGCCTGCTGGACTACGATGAAGTGGAGCTCAGTAACCTCCACAGACAGGTGCTTCATGGAGAAGAGAACCAGGGCCAAGCCAAGGCTCTATCTGCTGCAAGATCAGTTATAAG GTTAAACTCTGGTGTTGAGTGTATTCCCTACCACCTGCAGCTTTCTCCTGAAAATGCCTTGCAGCTTGTTCAACA GTATGACATTGTGGCCGACTGTTCGGACAACGTTCCCACCCGTTATCTGGTGAATGATGCGTGCGTTCTCAGCGGAAAGCCTCTTGTATCAGCGAGTGCCTTAAGAATGGAGGGACAG ttgACTGTGTATAATTACCACGGAGGCCCCTGCTATAGGTGCCTGTACCCTGTTCCCCCACCCCCAGAGACGGTCACCAACTGTTCTGATGGAGGCGTGTTAGGAGTGG TTCCAGGGATAATGGGCTGCCTTCAAGCGTTGGAGGTCCTCAAAATTGCCTCTGGGCAAGGCA CTGCCTGTGGTCAGCAGCTGCTGCTATTTGATGCTCAAAATGCCAGATTCCGGTCCATCAGGCTGCGGCCCAAACAGCCCAGCTGCGTGGTGTGTGGAGAAATCCCCAGTGTGACCCGGCTGGTTGATTATGAGGCTTTCTGTGGGTCCGCTGCCACAGATAAG TGCCGCAAGCTTAACCTGCTGTCCAAAGATCAGAGGATTACAGTGCAG GATTATAAATCAATAAGAGACAGCACAGGACCCCATATCTTGTTGGATGTGCGCCCTCTAGTGGAAGTGGAAATCTGCAGCTTACCTTCCTCACTCa ATATTCCCCTCTCCAGTTTAGAggagaagaaaagcaaagataTCCAGTTACTTCAAGAGAAAATCAGCCAAGTGAAACAACAGATGGCAGGTGACCAGCAGGCGCCAG TCTATGTGGTCTGTAAACTGGGCAATGACTCCCAGAAAGCTGTGCAGCTTCTGGAGAAGATGAGTGGAGAAGAAGTGGATGGAATAACAGTCAAAGACATCTCTGGAGGCTTAATGGCATGGGCAAAGATGATAGATCCCTCATTTCCTCGATATTGA